One Dermacentor silvarum isolate Dsil-2018 chromosome 10, BIME_Dsil_1.4, whole genome shotgun sequence genomic window carries:
- the LOC119431384 gene encoding uncharacterized protein LOC119431384: MPELSKARQLRLHGGVDGVNWRPTRFVAANLHPYACSLCGVISGKTLLLPCAHSLCETCKSGSADSGTSAACPLDREAFDEDDCTRIALPAKKINALRAHCWNEGMGCPFVDTLPAVLRHYEEQCTFHSVQCPRCSASVQHVALAAHYTTGCHDSTKGPSQDEMPQADRSLGALDVNAAFEEFRALLKNACQDQFPTIGIKMNEITEQVANHGALLQQIVRTLTNTQATLSCGQTRVAELSTIIHELQSRLDALNSRCEGNSAENTGRWTHAYLGTWRKSTFCGNWKL; encoded by the exons ATGCCGGAACTGAGCAAGGCAAGGCAGCTCCGACTTCATGGTGGCGTCGACGGCGTCAACTGGCGCCCGACGCGGTTCGTCGCGGCCAATCTGCATCCGTACGCGTGTTCTCTGTGCGGGGTGATATCTGGGAAGACGCTGTTGCTGCCTTGTGCGCACTCGTTGTGCGAGACGTGCAAAAGTGGCAGCGCCGACAGTGGTACCTCGGCCGCCTGTCCGCTGGATCGCGAGGCCTTTGACGAAGACGACTGCACCAGGATTGCGTTGCCCGCGAAGAAGATCAACGCTCTCAGG GCTCACTGCTGGAATGAAGGCATGGGTTGCCCGTTCGTGGACACTCTGCCAGCTGTACTGCGACATTACGAGGAACAGTGCACCTTCCACTCAGTGCAGTGCCCGAGGTGTAGTGCGAGTGTTCAGCATGTGGCACTAGCGGCTCACTACACGACCGGATGCCACGACAGTACGAAAGGTCCGAGCCAAGACGAGATGCCACAAGCTGACAGAAGCTTAGGGGCTCTAGACGTCAACGCTGCTTTCGAGGAATTTAGAGCCCTATTGAAGAATGCGTGCCAGGATCAGTTTCCGACTATAGGGATAAAGATGAACGAGATCACCGAGCAAGTGGCGAACCACGGCGCGCTGCTACAGCAAATTGTCCGAACACTGACAAACACGCAAGCGACTCTGAGCTGTGGACAGACGAGGGTTGCAGAACTTTCAACAATTATTCACGAACTACAGAGCCGGCTCGATGCCTTGAATTCTCGATGCGAGGGAAACTCTGCAGAAAATACGGGGAGGTGGACTCACGCGTACCTTGGCACATGGAGAAAAAGCACATTCTGCGGAAACTGGAAATTGTAG